The Streptomyces sp. M92 nucleotide sequence CTCCCGCATGCGGGTGACCAGGAAGACCTCGTAGTCCATCGCGAGCCCGAAGACCACGCCGACCATGAAGATCGGCATCATCGACATGACCGGGCCGGTCTCCTCGACGCCCATCAGGCCGGACAGCCAGCCCCACTGGAAGACCGCGACGACCGCGCCCAGCGCCGCCATGACGGACAGCAGGAAGCCGAGGGCCGCCTTGAGCGGGACCAGGATCGAGCGGAAGACCACGATCAGCAGGAGGAAGGCCAGGCCGACGACCAGTATCAGGTAGGGCAGCAGCGCGTCGTTGAGCTTCTGGCTGACGTCGATGTTCATCGCCGTCGAGCCGGTGACCAGGGTCTCGGCGCCGGTGTCCGCCTCGATGCCGGCGCCCGCGTCGCGGATGGCGTGCACCAGGTTCTCGGTCGCGACGGAGGACGGCTTGGAGTCCGGGATCACGGTGATGGTCGCGGTGTCGCCGCCCTTGTTGGGCTGGGGCGGGGTCACCGCCACGACGTCCTTCAGGCCCTTGATCTCGTCGGAGACATCGGTGAACACCTGCTGCGGCGCGTCGCTGCCCTTGGCGTCGACGACGACCATCAGCGGACCGTTGAAGCCGGGGCCGAAGCCCTCCGAGAGCAGGTCGTAGGCGCGACGCTGGGTCGTGGACGTCGGCTGGGAGCCGTCGTCGGGCAGGCCCAGTTCCAGGGAGGCCGCGGGGACGGCCGCCGCGCCGAGGCCGACGACGCCCAGCAGGAGCACGGCCAGCGGACGGCGGACGACGAAGCGCGCCCAGCGGGTGCCGAGGTTGGCCTTGGGGCCCTCGCTCTTCTCCGTGGCCTGGTCGGCGCTCTCGCGGCCGCGGCCCAAAAGCTTGCCCTTCGCGCCGGCCGGCTTGACCCGGCGGCCGGCGTAGCCGAGCAGCGCGGGGACCATGGTCAGGGCGATCACGACCGCGATGGCGACGGTGCCGGCGGCCGCGATGCCCATCTTGGTGAGCATCGGGATGTTCACGACCGCGAGGCCGACCAGGGCGATGACGACGGTCAGGCCGGCGAAGACGACCGCCGAGCCCGCGGTGCCGACGGCCCGGCCGGCGGCCTCCTCGCGCTCGCGGCCCTCGGCGAGTTCCGCGCGGTAGCGGGAGACGATGAACAGGGCGTAGTCGATGCCGACCGCGAGGCCGATCATCATCGCCAGGATGGAGGTGGTGGAGCCCAGTTCGAGCGCGCTGGCCAGGGCGGTGATCGAGGAGACGCCGATGCCGACGCCGATCAGGGCGGTGAGCAGGGGCAGTCCGGCCGCGACCAGCGAGCCGAAGGTGATGACCAGGACGACGGCGGCGACCGCGATGCCGATGATCTCCGTGGCGCCGGTGTGCGGGACGGCCTGGAGCGCGTCACCGCCGACCTCCACGGTCAGCCCGGCGTCGCGCGCCTGCTCGGCGGCGTCCTCGAGGGCGTCCTTGGTGGACTCCTCCAGCTCCATGCCGGAGACGTCGTACTTCACCGAGGCGTAGGCGATCGTGCCGTCCTGGCTGACCGCGTTCCCCCGGTACGGGTCGGCGACCGAGGCGACCTCGGAGCCGTCGGCCAGGTCGGAGACGGTCTTCTCGACGGCCGCCTTGTTGTCGGGGTCCGTCATCTTCTCGCCGGCCGGTGCCTTGAAGACGACGCGTGCGGTCGCCCCGTCGGCGGCGGCGCCGGGGAAGCGCTCCTCCAGCAGGTCGAAGGCCTTCTGGGCCTCGGTGCCGGGGATGGAGAAGGAGGTGGTGCCGGCGGGCGGGGCACTGGCCGCGCCGACGCCGGCCAGCGTCAGCAGGGCCACCCATATCAGGGCGACGAAGTGCCGTCGGCGGAAGGCGAGCCGGCCGAGTTTGTAGAGGAACGTGGCCACGGGGGCGTACTCCCGGTCAGGTCGTGGGTCTTCAGGGCAGGGGGGATCAGCCCGACGACGTGAGCGGTGACGTCAGGTGGGGCTCAGGGTGGGATTCAGGTGGGGCTCGGTGGGGAATCGGGTCAGGCTGTGGTGCCGGCGCCGAGGGCGGGGAGGATCACGGCGTCGATGTACGAGGTGAGGAAGGCCCGGGTCGGCGGCTGGTCGTCGAGCAGCGTGCGGGTGGCGAACCCGCCGACCATCATGTGCACGAGGAAGTCCAGCGCCGGGCAGTCCGGTCTGATCTCGCCCCGGTCGACGGCGCGTTGCAGCACGCGCCGGAACTCCGCCATCTCCGGGTCGATGAGCTGGTCCCGGAAGGCCTGGCGCAGGTCCGGGTTCTGGTGCAGCGCCATGGCGACGCCGCGCATCAGCGCGGAGTTCTGCGCCATGGTGCAGTCGTCCTCGCGGGCCAGCAGGGCGTGCAGGTCGCCGCGGAGGGAGCCGGTGTCCACGTCACCGATCTCGCCGGGTTTGCTGTGCCGGATGGCCTTGACGACCAGCTCGGGCTTGCCGCCCCACTGGCGGTAGAGCGTCGCCTTGCTGGACCGGGTGCGGGCGGCCACGGCGTCCATGGTGAGGGCGTCGTAGCCGACTTCCCGGAGCAGGTCGAGCACGGCCTCGTACAGCTCGGCCTCGCGCTCGGGAGTGATCCGGCTGCGGCGCGCGGTGGCGGTCTCCGTCATCTCGCTCACTCCTCTCCTCCTCCGGTCGTCCTCCGGCCGCTCCGCTCGGGAACGACACCGTTTCGTACATGACCAATGTACCCCCACCCCTAGCGAAACGAAACGGTTTCGTTCGTGGTGTGGGTCACGGTTGTCGGCTGTCCATAAGTTGCCGGTCCACGGTCAGCGGCAAAGCATGGGATGGGTGAGTTATCTGCGCCTTCCGCACCTCAGCGGCGACCAGCTGTGCTTCGTGGCCGAGGACGACCTCTGGCTCGCGTCCCTCGACGGCCCGGGCCGCGCCTGGCGGCTCACCGTCGACCGCACCAAGACCGGCCACCCCCGCTTCTCCCCCGACGGCCGCCACATCGCGTACACCAGCTGGCGGAGCCTGGTCCCGGAGGTCCACCTCGTGCCGGTGGACGGTGGTCCCGGGCGCCGGCTCACCCACTGGGGCGGCCTCGACACCCGGGTCTGCGGCTGGTCGCCCCCCGACCCCGACGGGACGACCGCGGTCCTCGCCGTCGCCTCGCACGGCGAGCCCTTCTCCCACCTGACCTGGGCCTACAAGATCACCCCCGACGGCGACCCCGGCCGCAAGCTGCCCTGGGGCCCGGTCACCGACATCCAGGCCGCCGACCTCGACGGCGAGCGCAAGACCCTGCTGCTCACCGGCACCCCGCCGCACGAACCGGCCTCCTGGAAGCGCTACCGGGGCGGCGCCACGGGCCGGCTCTGGCTGCACGGCGAACGGCTGCTGCCCGGCCTCCACGGGCATCTGCACTCCCCCATGTTCGTCGGCGGCCGGATCGCCTTCCTCTCCGACCACGAGGGCGTCGGCAACCTCTACTCCTGCGCCCACGACGGCTCCGACCTGCGCCGCCACACCGACCACGACGCCTGCTACGCCCGGCACGCGGCGAGCGACGGCACCCGCGTGGTGTACCAGTGCGCGGGGGACCTGTGGATCGTCGAGGACCTGTCGCCGGACTCCGCGCCGCGCCGGCTCGACGTCCGGCTGAGCGGCCCGCGCGCGGGACGGCGCACGTACCAGGTGCCCGCCGCCCAGCACGTCGGCGGCGTCTCCGTCGACGAGACGGGCCGCGCGAGCGCCGTCGTCGTACGCGGCAGCCTGTACTGGCTCACCCACCGCGACGGCCCGGCCCGCACCCTCGCCGACACACCGGGCGTACGGGTACGGCTGCCGGAGATGCTCGGGGCGAGCGGCCGGATCGCGTACGTGACGGACGCGGAGGGCGAGGACGCCGTCGAGATCGGCCACCTGCCCCGGGCCACCGGCGTCCGCGCGCTGCGCAGGCTGGCCTCGGGAGAACTGGGCCGGGTGCTGGAGCTGGTCTCCGACCCGGCGGGCGAGCGGCTGGCCATCGCCTCGCACGACGGACGGCTGCTGCTCCTCGACCTGCCGGAGGAGGACGCGGAGGCCGCCGAGGCGCTCGCGGGGGCGGAGGAGACGGAGGCGACGGACGCCGAAGCGCCCGTCGGCCGGCCCGCCGGGGTGACCGAGCTGATCCGCTCCGTCAACGGCCCCGTCCGCGACCTCGCCTTCTCCCCGGACGGCAGCTGGCTCACCTGGTCCCACCCGGGCATCGGGCGCTCCCTGCGGCAGATCAAGATGGCCCGCATCGACGGGAGGAGCGACGGGAAGAACGCGCAGGAGGGCCCGCTCGTCGTCGACGTCACCGACGGACGCTTCGAGGACGAGAACCCGGTCTTCACCCGGGACGGCCGCTACCTCGCCTTCCTCTCCTGGCGCGGCTTCGACCCGGTGTACGACGTGCACACCGGCGACCTCTCCTTCCCGCTGGGCTGCCGCCCCTACCTCGTCCCGCTGTCGTCCGCGACCCCCTCCCCGTTCGCCCTGAACCCGGAGGGCCGCCCCGCCGCCGGCGGCCTGGACCCGTTGGAGGACGAGCCCGGCGAGGGCGGCGCGGTGACCGTCGAGATCGAGGGCCTGGAGTCCCGGGTGACGCCGTTCCCGGTCACCGCCTCCAAGTACTCGGCGCTGTGCCCGGTCGCGGGCGGCGGACTGGTCTGGCTGCGCTGGCCGATCTCGGGCGCGCTCGGCGAGACCTTCGCCAACCCGGCCGACCCGAGCGAGCGGCCCACCCTGGAGCACTTCAACCTCGCCAAGGCGAGGAAGTCCGAACTGGTCGACCACCTGGACTGGTTCCGCGTCAGCGGCGACGGCAGCCGCCTGGTCGTGCTCGACGAGGGCGACCTGCGCGCCGTACCGGCCACCGAGGCGGGTGACAGCGACTCGACCACCTGGATCGACCTGCGCCGCATCCTGCACGAGGCCGACCCGGCCGCCGAGTGGCGCCAGGCCTACGACGAGGCCGGCCGGCTGATCCGCGCCTACTTCTGGGACCCCGGCATGTGCGGCATCGACTGGGACGCGGTGCTGGACCAGTACCGTCCGCTGCTCGAACGGGTCGCCACGCCCGACGACTTCGCCGACCTGCTGCGCGAGGTGCTCGGCGAGCTCGGCACCTCGCACGCCTACGTCGCCGCCGCCCGCCGCAACGAGGGCCCGGCGCACTACCAGCGCTGGCAGGGCCTGCTCGGCGCCAACCTCGCGTGCCGGGACGGGCACTGGGTGGTCAAGCGCATCCTGCCCGGCGACTCCTCCGACTCCAAGGCCCGCTCCCCGCTGGCCGGCACGGGCATCCGTGAGGGCGCGGTGCTCACCCACGTGGACGGCCGGCCGGTCGACCCGGTGACGGGGCCGTACCCGCTGCTGGCGGGGGCGGGCGGTACGACGGTGGAGCTGACCTTCGCGCCGGGCGAGGGCGGCCCCGGACCGTCCCGCCGGGTCGCCGTCGTCCCGCTGATCGACGAGCGTCCCCTGCGCTACCAGGACTGGGTGGCCAAACGACGCGAGGTGGTCCGGGAGTTGAGCGGCGGACGCTGCGGCTACCTGCACATCCCCGACATGGGCGGCTCCGGCTGGGCGCAGTTCAACCGGGACCTGCGCATGGAGGTGTCCCGGCCCGCCCTCATCGTGGACGTGCGCGGCAACGCGGGCGGGCACATCAGCGAGCTGGTCATCGAGAAGCTGACCCGCACCATCCTGGGCTGGGACCTCACGCGCGACGCCCAGCCGGTGTCGTACACCTCCAACGCCCCGCGCGGGCCGGTCGTGGCGGTCGCGGACGAGGCGACGTCCTCCGACGGCGACATGATCACGGCCGCGTTCAAGCTGCTGCGGCTCGGCCCGGTCGTCGGACAGCGCACCTGGGGCGGCGTGGTCGGCATGACCGGCCGGCACCGCCTCGGCGACGGCACGGTGATCACGGTGCCGATGAACGCGGCCTGGTTCGACGCGTACGGCTGGTCCGTGGAGAACTACGGCGTCGATCCCGACGTCGAGGCGCTGCGCACCCCGCTGGACTGGGCCGAGGGCCGCTACCCGGTGCTGGAGGAGGCGGTCCGGCTGGCGCTGGAACTGCTGGAGAGCAACCCGCCCGCCACGCCGCCCGGTTACGACGCCGTGCCCGACCGGTCCCGACCGCCGCTGCCGCCCAGGACCTGACCCCGCCGGGCCACGCGCACGCGAAAGGGGCGCCCTCCCCGGCGGGAGAGGCGCACGCGAAAAGGGGCGCCCTCCCGGCAGGAGAGGCGCCCCTTCAGCCCAGCGGCAGCGCGTCAGGCGTCGTAGCTGCTCTCGAAGCGCTCGTCCTCGTCGCGGCGGCGGCGCGAGGCCGGGTCCATCCCGTCCTCGTCGCGGCGGCGGTCGCGGTCGCGGTCCTCGCGGTTCGGGAACTGCTCCCGGGCCTGGTCGGCCCGCTGCTTGCCCTGCTGCTGCATGCGCTCGGCCTTGTCCTGGAACTGGTCCTTGATACCCATGTGGGTTCACTCCTGTGCTGATCGGGCCCGACCGGATCGGCCGGGCGCTCGATCAGATTCACACGGGCGGTGACCGTACGCATGTCGATCACTTACGGACTGTAGCGGGCCCCGATCGCTGCTGTTCGTCGGCGGCTCCGCCGGCCCCGACCAGCCCGACCCGCAGCCCGTCCAGCCGGTCCCCGAAGCGCCGCATCTCGCGCTGTCCGACGGTGCCGATGAGGGCCGGCAGGTACCCGCGCACGCCCTGCATGCCGCGCAGCCACCACTGCCCGTAGACGTGTGCCGAGCGGCGCTCGATGCCCTCCACCAGCCGGTCCACAGCCGGGCCCAGCGGATAGGTCTTGTTGGACGGCCAGGGCAGCCGCTGCCGCAGCTCGCGCATCACGTCGTCCCGGTCGGCGCCGCGCACCATGTCCGTGTCGGTCCACGACAGATAGCCGACGCCGACCTTCACGCCCCGGTGCCCGACCTCCCCGCGCAGACTGTGCGCGTACGCCTCCACACCGGACTTGGAGGCGCAGTAGGCCGACATCATCGGCGCCGGCGTGATCGCGGCGAGGGACGCGACCTGGAGCAGGTAGCCGCGGCTCTCCAGCAGCGCCGGCAGGAAGGCGCGGGCCGTCACCGCCGAGCCGATCAGGTTGACCTCGATCACCCGGCGCCAGGACTCCGGGTCGGACTCGACGAACGGACCGCCGGTGGCCACACCGGCGTTGGCGACGACGACGTCGACCCGGCCGAACCGTTCCTTCACCCGCGCCGCCACCTCGGCCATCGCCACGTGGTCGGTGACGTCGGCGTGCCAGTGGTCGCTCTCGCTGTGCAGCCGGGCCGACACCTGCTTCAGCGCGTCCGGCTCCAGCCCGACCAGGGCCACCTTCACCCCGCGCGCGGACAGCTTGCGGGCCAGCAGCTCCCCGACGCCCCGCGCGGCTCCCGTGACGACGGCGACGCGCCCTTCCAGGCTCACCCTGCTCATGCGATCTCCTCGGCGTGTACGGCGGATTCGGTGCGGTCGGCGCGGACGTAGGTGCCGACGAGAGCGCGTATCTTCCCGGTGACCAGGTCCGGCGCCTCCACCGGCGTCATGTGGCCGAGGCCCGGAAGCTCCGTCAGCCCCACGCAGTTCGGCAGCGCGGCGGTCAGCGAGCGGGCGTGCACGGGCGGGGTCAGCCGGTCGGCGGTGCCGACGACTATCTCCACCGGCATCCGCAACTCCCGCACGCCGTGGTCCAGGTCGAGCAGGTCCAGCACCTCGGACCAGGCGCGGCGCACCCGGGCCGGGCAGGCATGCACGGTCCGGGCGCACGCCTCTACCATCTCCGGCGCCGAACCCGCGCCCATCGTCCCGTACTTGAGTATGCGGCGCGCGAGCGGCGTGACCGGCCCGAGCGGCGCCCGGGAGCCGAGGACCCGCCGGGTCAGCCAGGTCCGCACCCGCCCCGCACCGAACGGCAGCACGGTCGCGGACTCCACCAGCCGCGAACTGCCGGTACTGCACAGCAGGACCGCCGCCGCGTGCTCGCGCACCTTGGGCCGGGTCGCCGCGGCCATCACGGTCATGCCGCCCATGGAGTGCCCGGCGATCACGGCCCGTTCACCCGGCGCGAGCGTGGCCTCCAGCACGGCCTCGAGGTCGTCGGCGAGGGGCTCGGTGCCGCAGGCCGGGTTGGCCGGGCTGCGGCCGTGGCCGCGCTGGTCGTAGGCGATGACCCGGTGGTCGGTGGCGAGCGCGCGGATCTGCGCCGCCCAGAAGGCGGTCGAGCAGCACCAGCCGTGCGAGAGGACGACCGCGGGCGCGTCCTCGGGGCCGTGCACCTCGACGTGTATGCGGGCGCCGTCGGCGGCGGTGACGGTCAGCTCACGGGCCGGGGCGGGCGGGGCGTACGGCCCGGCGGAGACGTGCATGAGGCGGCTCACGCGCTCACCTCCGCGCCCGCGTCCGCGTCCGCGCCGGGGGCGGCCTTGGCGACGGCCGGGCGCAGCACCTCGTACTCCCCCAGGTCCACCCGCCTGGTCGCCCGCCGGAACTCGGCGGTCGTGCCGGGCCACACGGTGGTGTTGCGGCCGCTGGCGTCCAGGTACCAGCTGGTGCAGCCGCCGGTGTTCCACACGGTGCGCTTCATGCGCTCCTGCACCCGGTGGTTCCAGTTCCGTACGGCGGCGGGGCGGGCGTCGAGGGCGACCCGGCCGCCGAGGACGTTCAGCTGGCGCAGGTAGTCCGCCAGGTAGTTCAGCTGCGACTCGATCATCAGGATCATCGACGAGTTCCCCAGGCCGGTGTTGGGCCCGATGATCGTCATCCAGTTGGGGAAGCCGGCCGCCGAGGCGCCGCGCAGCGCCTCCATGCCGCCCTTCCAGGTCTCGGCGAGGGTCCGCCCGTCGGCGCCCACGACCCGCTCCGCGATGGGCATGTCGGTGACGTGGAAACCGGTGCCGAAGATGATCACGTCGGCCTCGGTCTCGGTGCCGTCGGCGGCGACCAGGGTGGAGCCGCGCACCTCGCTCAGCCCGCCGGCGACGACGTCCACGTTCGGCTGGGCGAGCGCCGGATAGTACGTGCTCGACAGCAGGATGCGCTTGCAGCCGATGCGGTAGTCCGGGGTGAGCTTGGCTCGCAGGGCCGGGTCCTTGATGGCGGAGGCCATGTTGCGCTTGGCGATCTGCTCGACGAAGCCCAGCTCGCCCGGGTGCTTGGTGAACGCCTGCACCTGGAGTTCGCGGATGCCCCACAGCAGCCCGCGCCGCAGCTTGGTGGTGACGGGCAGCGCCCGGTGCAGGGCGCGCTCGGCGCCGCTGATCTCCCGGTCCATGCGGGGCATCACCCAGGCCGGGGTGCGCTGGAAGAGGGTGAGGTGACCGGCCTTCGGCTGGATGGACGGCACGATCTGGATGGCGGAGGCGCCGGTGCCGATCATGGCGACGCGCTTGCCGGCGAGGTCGTACTCGTGGTCCCAGCGGGCGGAGTGGAAGACCTTGCCGGGGAAGGAGTCCAGGCCCGGGATGTCGGGCACCTTCGGGTCGGACAGCGGCCCGCTCGCGGACACGACGACGTCGGCGGTGAGGTTCCCGCTCGCCGTCTCGATCTCCCACCGCAGGTGCTCGCCGTCCCACGCCATCCGCTTCACCTCCGAGTCGAAGCGGATGTGCGGGCGCAGCCCGAAGGTGTCGGTCACGTGCTCCAGGTAGGCGCGGATGTGCTCCTGCCCGGAGAAGGTGCGCGGCCAGTCGGGATTGGGCGCGAAGGAGAACGAGTACAGATGGGACGGCACGTCACAGGCGCACCCGGGATAGCTGTTGTCACGCCAGGTCCCGCCGACGCTCCCCGCCCGTTCCAAAACGACGAAGTCGGTGATCCCCTCGCGCCGCAGCCGCACGGCGGCCCCCAGCCCGCCGAAACCGGACCCGATCACCGCCACCCGCACGTGTTCTTGAACCTGCTCGTGCTCGGCCATCCCGAAGCCTCCACGCGTCGCCTAGAACTCTGCCAGTGAACACTGGCGCAATGGGGAGAGTAGAGCAGCACCGTACTGATGGGTAGGGGGTGGACGAGGAAAGTTACCGACGGTACGCCGTAGGCTCGACGCCGTGACCGAGAAGCGCGAATACCGCATGGAGGAACTGGCCCGGCTGGCCGGCATCACGGTGCGCACCCTGCGCTTCTACCGCGAACGCAGACTGATCCCGCCGCCCCGCCGCGAGGGCCGCATCGCCTGGTACGACGACCACCACCTGGCCCGCCTGCGCACCATCGCCGCCCTCCTGGAACGCGGCCACACCCTCAGCGGCATCGCGGAACTCGCCGACGCCTTCGACCACGGACGCGACGTC carries:
- a CDS encoding MMPL family transporter, whose translation is MATFLYKLGRLAFRRRHFVALIWVALLTLAGVGAASAPPAGTTSFSIPGTEAQKAFDLLEERFPGAAADGATARVVFKAPAGEKMTDPDNKAAVEKTVSDLADGSEVASVADPYRGNAVSQDGTIAYASVKYDVSGMELEESTKDALEDAAEQARDAGLTVEVGGDALQAVPHTGATEIIGIAVAAVVLVITFGSLVAAGLPLLTALIGVGIGVSSITALASALELGSTTSILAMMIGLAVGIDYALFIVSRYRAELAEGREREEAAGRAVGTAGSAVVFAGLTVVIALVGLAVVNIPMLTKMGIAAAGTVAIAVVIALTMVPALLGYAGRRVKPAGAKGKLLGRGRESADQATEKSEGPKANLGTRWARFVVRRPLAVLLLGVVGLGAAAVPAASLELGLPDDGSQPTSTTQRRAYDLLSEGFGPGFNGPLMVVVDAKGSDAPQQVFTDVSDEIKGLKDVVAVTPPQPNKGGDTATITVIPDSKPSSVATENLVHAIRDAGAGIEADTGAETLVTGSTAMNIDVSQKLNDALLPYLILVVGLAFLLLIVVFRSILVPLKAALGFLLSVMAALGAVVAVFQWGWLSGLMGVEETGPVMSMMPIFMVGVVFGLAMDYEVFLVTRMREAYVHGEQPSEAVVTGFKHGARVVTAAAVIMMAVFAGFIGSSESMVKMIGFGLAIAVFFDAFVVRMALVPAVLALLGKKAWWLPKWLDRALPNVDVEGEGLRTLGDDGKDEDRELVRTT
- a CDS encoding SDR family oxidoreductase, whose protein sequence is MSRVSLEGRVAVVTGAARGVGELLARKLSARGVKVALVGLEPDALKQVSARLHSESDHWHADVTDHVAMAEVAARVKERFGRVDVVVANAGVATGGPFVESDPESWRRVIEVNLIGSAVTARAFLPALLESRGYLLQVASLAAITPAPMMSAYCASKSGVEAYAHSLRGEVGHRGVKVGVGYLSWTDTDMVRGADRDDVMRELRQRLPWPSNKTYPLGPAVDRLVEGIERRSAHVYGQWWLRGMQGVRGYLPALIGTVGQREMRRFGDRLDGLRVGLVGAGGAADEQQRSGPATVRK
- a CDS encoding S41 family peptidase, giving the protein MGWVSYLRLPHLSGDQLCFVAEDDLWLASLDGPGRAWRLTVDRTKTGHPRFSPDGRHIAYTSWRSLVPEVHLVPVDGGPGRRLTHWGGLDTRVCGWSPPDPDGTTAVLAVASHGEPFSHLTWAYKITPDGDPGRKLPWGPVTDIQAADLDGERKTLLLTGTPPHEPASWKRYRGGATGRLWLHGERLLPGLHGHLHSPMFVGGRIAFLSDHEGVGNLYSCAHDGSDLRRHTDHDACYARHAASDGTRVVYQCAGDLWIVEDLSPDSAPRRLDVRLSGPRAGRRTYQVPAAQHVGGVSVDETGRASAVVVRGSLYWLTHRDGPARTLADTPGVRVRLPEMLGASGRIAYVTDAEGEDAVEIGHLPRATGVRALRRLASGELGRVLELVSDPAGERLAIASHDGRLLLLDLPEEDAEAAEALAGAEETEATDAEAPVGRPAGVTELIRSVNGPVRDLAFSPDGSWLTWSHPGIGRSLRQIKMARIDGRSDGKNAQEGPLVVDVTDGRFEDENPVFTRDGRYLAFLSWRGFDPVYDVHTGDLSFPLGCRPYLVPLSSATPSPFALNPEGRPAAGGLDPLEDEPGEGGAVTVEIEGLESRVTPFPVTASKYSALCPVAGGGLVWLRWPISGALGETFANPADPSERPTLEHFNLAKARKSELVDHLDWFRVSGDGSRLVVLDEGDLRAVPATEAGDSDSTTWIDLRRILHEADPAAEWRQAYDEAGRLIRAYFWDPGMCGIDWDAVLDQYRPLLERVATPDDFADLLREVLGELGTSHAYVAAARRNEGPAHYQRWQGLLGANLACRDGHWVVKRILPGDSSDSKARSPLAGTGIREGAVLTHVDGRPVDPVTGPYPLLAGAGGTTVELTFAPGEGGPGPSRRVAVVPLIDERPLRYQDWVAKRREVVRELSGGRCGYLHIPDMGGSGWAQFNRDLRMEVSRPALIVDVRGNAGGHISELVIEKLTRTILGWDLTRDAQPVSYTSNAPRGPVVAVADEATSSDGDMITAAFKLLRLGPVVGQRTWGGVVGMTGRHRLGDGTVITVPMNAAWFDAYGWSVENYGVDPDVEALRTPLDWAEGRYPVLEEAVRLALELLESNPPATPPGYDAVPDRSRPPLPPRT
- a CDS encoding alpha/beta fold hydrolase → MSRLMHVSAGPYAPPAPARELTVTAADGARIHVEVHGPEDAPAVVLSHGWCCSTAFWAAQIRALATDHRVIAYDQRGHGRSPANPACGTEPLADDLEAVLEATLAPGERAVIAGHSMGGMTVMAAATRPKVREHAAAVLLCSTGSSRLVESATVLPFGAGRVRTWLTRRVLGSRAPLGPVTPLARRILKYGTMGAGSAPEMVEACARTVHACPARVRRAWSEVLDLLDLDHGVRELRMPVEIVVGTADRLTPPVHARSLTAALPNCVGLTELPGLGHMTPVEAPDLVTGKIRALVGTYVRADRTESAVHAEEIA
- a CDS encoding TetR/AcrR family transcriptional regulator — translated: MTETATARRSRITPEREAELYEAVLDLLREVGYDALTMDAVAARTRSSKATLYRQWGGKPELVVKAIRHSKPGEIGDVDTGSLRGDLHALLAREDDCTMAQNSALMRGVAMALHQNPDLRQAFRDQLIDPEMAEFRRVLQRAVDRGEIRPDCPALDFLVHMMVGGFATRTLLDDQPPTRAFLTSYIDAVILPALGAGTTA
- a CDS encoding flavin-containing monooxygenase, whose translation is MAEHEQVQEHVRVAVIGSGFGGLGAAVRLRREGITDFVVLERAGSVGGTWRDNSYPGCACDVPSHLYSFSFAPNPDWPRTFSGQEHIRAYLEHVTDTFGLRPHIRFDSEVKRMAWDGEHLRWEIETASGNLTADVVVSASGPLSDPKVPDIPGLDSFPGKVFHSARWDHEYDLAGKRVAMIGTGASAIQIVPSIQPKAGHLTLFQRTPAWVMPRMDREISGAERALHRALPVTTKLRRGLLWGIRELQVQAFTKHPGELGFVEQIAKRNMASAIKDPALRAKLTPDYRIGCKRILLSSTYYPALAQPNVDVVAGGLSEVRGSTLVAADGTETEADVIIFGTGFHVTDMPIAERVVGADGRTLAETWKGGMEALRGASAAGFPNWMTIIGPNTGLGNSSMILMIESQLNYLADYLRQLNVLGGRVALDARPAAVRNWNHRVQERMKRTVWNTGGCTSWYLDASGRNTTVWPGTTAEFRRATRRVDLGEYEVLRPAVAKAAPGADADAGAEVSA